One segment of Desulfovermiculus halophilus DSM 18834 DNA contains the following:
- a CDS encoding transcriptional regulator, giving the protein MTARDTLRQAIISSLESAQGPVSFRDLSVELGVSEKDLPAHMEHVAKTLRSQGRRLIIIPASCRACGHEFGKRTRMTRPSRCPMCKSERIEPQLFTLGDHQ; this is encoded by the coding sequence ATGACCGCACGGGACACCCTCAGACAAGCAATTATCTCCAGCCTGGAATCTGCGCAGGGCCCCGTGAGCTTCCGGGATCTCTCCGTAGAACTCGGTGTCTCGGAAAAGGACCTACCGGCCCACATGGAACATGTGGCCAAGACCCTGCGCTCCCAAGGCAGGCGGCTAATCATTATCCCGGCCAGCTGCAGGGCCTGCGGGCATGAGTTTGGCAAGCGAACCCGTATGACCCGCCCCAGCCGCTGCCCGATGTGCAAAAGCGAACGGATCGAGCCCCAACTTTTCACCCTCGGGGATCATCAGTGA